AAAAGGCCAGTTATGTTTTTGAAATGAAAGATGCAACACTCCTTACTCTATACCCAACAGTACCTCTCAATGGCAGGTCTGACAGGCTGGGAAAGACAGCACAGCAACAGTCATCTTCTGCTAAAGCAGCATGGTTTTTAACCTGTTCAACCATGTGCAATCAGAACTAGAAATGATTATAAATAGATAAAATTCTGAATTTcctcatttacaaaaatgaaaatatgtttttttttgttaaccttgGTTCATATGCTCCAATGGGAATAGCTGCCAGGTCAAAGGGGCCAAACCGTTTTCCAATCTGCTCAAAGGCTGAACAGTAACCTGTGTCCCCAGCGAAGAAGAAGCGGTTGCCAGGTCCCAGGACGGACCAGCTTCCCCAGAGCACCCTGTTATTGTCTGTGGGAGTGCGCTTGCACCAGTGCTGTGCTGGGGTGAGCACAAAGGTGACCTCATCGTGGCCTGGGACGCAGTTCTCCTGCCACCAGTCGAGCTCAATGACATTCTCGCAGCCACACTTCTGCATCCAGTCCATGAGGCCCTGGGGCACAAACCAGCGCAGCTCGCTGCCAAAACGCTCATTCAGACTGGCCACTGAGCCGGAGTCCAGGTGGTCGTAGTGGGTGTGGCTGATGACCACGGCGTCAATCATAGGGAGCTGGGCCACTGAGCAGGGGGGGCCCCGGAAACGCTTAGGTCCCATAAACTGTAAGGGGGAGGCCCTTTGGCTGAATACTGGGTCAGTCAGGAAGGTCAGATCATCCATCTCTACCAGGACAGTGGCGTGTCCCAGCCATGTGGCTCTCATCCCTGCACCTGTCTTGCCAGCCAGCTGAGGGTTCTGAATGAAGTAGGGCTCCTGCACTGGCAGCTCCCTGTCAAGCacctagagagagagatagacagagagagagagagagagagagagagagagagagagagagagagagagagagagagagagagagagagagagagagaggattgagTGAGTTATATTACacagttaattttaaaaagagttCTTTATTGTGTGAAAGGAATACTGACTTCATTCAACATGTTTATTGCATGCAACACTGTGGGTGGCCAAACACCCCTGTGGGGAATAATGCAGTAACTGGGACAACAAAAGAAAAGCCTGTGTCACACTAATTAGAAattagacataataataataataataataataataataataataataataataataataataataataataataatataataata
This window of the Polyodon spathula isolate WHYD16114869_AA chromosome 7, ASM1765450v1, whole genome shotgun sequence genome carries:
- the LOC121318371 gene encoding N-acyl-phosphatidylethanolamine-hydrolyzing phospholipase D-like isoform X2; the protein is MEEQVKEEQAGISSSSSNTEPVRRVEVMKKRGSSTQDSRRSSSSRSSRKSFRLDYRLEEDVTKSKRDKHGRFVNPWPTWNSPTLYNVLKWQFTEKDHSKVPSSKEVLDRELPVQEPYFIQNPQLAGKTGAGMRATWLGHATVLVEMDDLTFLTDPVFSQRASPLQFMGPKRFRGPPCSVAQLPMIDAVVISHTHYDHLDSGSVASLNERFGSELRWFVPQGLMDWMQKCGCENVIELDWWQENCVPGHDEVTFVLTPAQHWCKRTPTDNNRVLWGSWSVLGPGNRFFFAGDTGYCSAFEQIGKRFGPFDLAAIPIGAYEPRWFMKAQHVDPEEAVRIHIDVQAKRSLGIHWGTFALAYEFYLDPPVKLKEAMERYGLNHDNFFVLKHGESKDLNVEEDAFE